A window of Cottoperca gobio chromosome 16, fCotGob3.1, whole genome shotgun sequence contains these coding sequences:
- the ndufa3 gene encoding NADH dehydrogenase [ubiquinone] 1 alpha subcomplex subunit 3, whose product MAGIAAFLKNVWNKEPVIMASCTIGAIGLIIPFISPYTKYTAMINSAMPYNYPVPVRDDGNMPDVPAHPSDPKGPNLDWLKNL is encoded by the exons ATGGCGG GAATCGCAGCGTTCCTGAAGAATGTCTGGAATAAGGAGCCTGTTATCATGGCCTCCTGTACTATTGGAGCGATAG GTCTTATTATTCCATTTATCAGCCCCTACACAAAGTATACAGCAATGATCAATTCAGCTATGCCGTACAACTACCCag TCCCTGTGCGAGATGATGGAAACATGCCGGATGTCCCTGCTCATCCGAGTGACCCAAAAGGACCAAACTTGGACTGGCTTAAAAATCTTTAA
- the LOC115021572 gene encoding brain-specific angiogenesis inhibitor 1-associated protein 2: protein MSRTEEVNKMTENVYKGILDQFNPSLKNFVTMGKHYEKALTGVTVAAKGYFDALVKLGELASDSQGSKELGDTLFQMAEVHRQIQVQLEDVLKLFHSELLAQLEQKLELDIKYLTATLKKYQSERRSKSESIERCQSQLKKLRRKSQASRHPNKYGDREMQFVELMSRRQVELDTLVASGYKSALTEERRRYCFLVDRQCSVTKLLINYHSKVRELLSQKLSSWQQSCSQPTKLPERALNLLRHTAPQGSGAAGIAEVLRHTKIGSAQPEQRLSVQEVPPLMNGDYSRSQQQRSLPSSSKSETSLPQGSPQTFRSLSSGGAAGGSSRGASPQHTSTPLSASACPLPDSSASSSTSPAASTPTTSGGLAQQSSLILAGNTSNLSPSLIPSTVMSLSQISPAGGPLHGMTLPIAHSAPHSPPLPHSAPLSRAMTPVQLLHQQVGPGGSNTSSSSHNPWLLKTADMCGTATLPLPRRPLSEMRLGGFQGSSLPRMLPLSGPTRVEAMFAHTPAAPEAGSGVGGGGGGGACLLHFLPGDNITLLISEARDGWHYGQNERTGRKGWFPFSYTQSQHSTMDHLESSLFLSKANSTSTGQLDKLVSPGLPALTPESEEEHSLPPQRVSTFRPRPYSMADSHKITAELVSPPPSPTRANPFAHVRLRRTVTNDRSAPIIE from the exons atgtctcGAACAGAAGAGGTCAACAAGATGACAGAAAATGTCTATAAG GGGATTCTGGACCAGTTCAATCCCAGTCTGAAGAACTTTGTGACCATGGGGAAACACTATGAGAAAGCCCTGACAG GAGTCACTGTGGCTGCCAAAGGGTACTTTGATGCTCTGGTGAAACTTGGAGAGCTGGCGAGCGACAGCCAAGGCTCCAAAGAGCTGG GAGACACACTGTTTCAGATGGCCGAGGTCCACAGACAGATTCAGGTGCAGCTGGAAGACGTG TTAAAGTTATTTCACTCTGAGTTGCTCGCCCAGTTGGAGCAGAAGTTGGAACTGGatattaaatatctcaca GCCACCCTAAAGAAGTATCAGAGTGAGCGGAGGTCTAAATCTGAGTCTATTGAGCGCTGCCAGTCCCAGCTGAAGAAACTCCGCAGGAAGAGCCAGGCCAGTCGCCACCCGAACAAatatggagacagagagatgcag TTTGTGGAGTTGATGAGTCGTCGTCAGGTCGAGCTGGACACGCTGGTTGCCTCGGGTTACAAGTCTGCGCTCACTGAGGAAAGGAGACGATATTGCTTCCTGGTGGACAGACAGTGTAGTGTCACCAAACTGCTTATCAACTACCACTCCAAG GTGAGAGAGCTTCTGTCACAGAAACTGTCATCCTGGCAGCAGTCATGTTCTCAGCCCACAAAGCTGCCAGAGCGCGCTCTGAATCTGCTGCGTCACACTGCACCTCAAGGCTCAGGGGCTGCAGGGATAGCCGAGGTCCTCCGCCACACCAAGATCGGCTCTGCTCAGCCAGAACAg AGACTCTCTGTTCAAGAAGTCCCTCCTCTGATGAACGGAGACTACAGTCGCTCCCAGCAGCAGCGCTcgctcccctcctcctccaagaGTGAAACTAGTCTTCCTCAGGGCTCCCCTCAGACTTTCCGCTCCCTCTCcagtggaggagctgctggaggttCGTCACGAGGAGCGTCTCCTCAGCACACCAGCACACCTCTCAGTGCATCGGCCTGCCCCCTCCCTGACAGCAGcgccagcagcagcaccagcccCGCTGCTTCTACCCCCACTACGTCTGGCGGGTTGGCCCAGCAAAGCTCTCTCATCCTGGCCGGCAACACATCCAACCTCTCCCCGAGCCTCATCCCCTCCACAGTGATGTCGCTCAGCCAGATCTCCCCGGCCGGCGGCCCATTACATGGCATGACCCTCCCAATCGCCCACAGTGCGCCTCACAGTCCGCCTCTGCCCCACAGCGCTCCTCTCTCCAGGGCCATGACTCCTGTGCAGTTACTGCACCAACAGGTGGGACCAGGAGGGAGCAATACTTCCTCCTCGTCACATAATCCCTGGCTTCTGAAGACCGCTGACATGTGTGGAACAGCAACACTTCCACTGCCGAGGAGACCTCTCAGTGAAATGAGGCTGGGCGGCTTTCAGG GCTCTAGTCTCCCCAGGATGCTGCCTTTATCTGGACCTACCCGTGTGGAAGCCATGTTCGCTCACACTCCTGCAGCACCAGAAGCCGGCAGCGGCGTAGGGGGCGGGGGCGGGGGCGGGGCTTGCTTACTGCACTTCCTGCCTGGTGACAACATCACCCTGCTCATCTCTGAAGCCAGAGACGGATGGCACTATGGTCAAAATGAACGAACTGGACG GAAAGGCTGGTTCCCTTTCTCCTACACGCAGTCACAGCACAGTACGATGGATCACCTCGAGAG CTCTCTCTTCTTATCTAAGGCTAACAGCACCAGTACGGGCCAACTCGACAAGCTGGTGTCTCCAGGTCTCCCAGCCCTCACCCCCGAATCAGAGGAGGAGCACTCCCTTCCTCCCCAGAGGGTCAGCACCTTCCGCCCGCGCCCGTACAGCATGGCCGACAGCCACAAG ATCACCGCAGAATTGGTCTCTCCACCACCCTCACCAACCAG GGCCAATCCATTTGCCCACGTCCGACTCAGAAGAACTGTCACCAACGATCGCTCAGCTCCCATCATTGAGTAA